One part of the Vibrio palustris genome encodes these proteins:
- a CDS encoding TadE/TadG family type IV pilus assembly protein encodes MIKRFNINKMQPLNFARKIKQRGVASIEFAIGFIFFWLMCVAWVEMSYLSFVSSIGDLAISQAALHSKRIENDTDFLNDFRTVLSRSDSLWRYVVDAQDFTYSIHYVSNFKALSLLSQIEEQCKPITESATDDEKKLHKEMCAKPQSSAIAIYHISYNAPPIFNYFTNSDTLFAREAIVIQEYQRSDFKIN; translated from the coding sequence ATGATCAAGCGCTTCAACATAAATAAAATGCAGCCTTTGAATTTCGCTAGGAAAATCAAGCAACGCGGTGTGGCGTCGATAGAATTTGCCATTGGTTTTATCTTTTTTTGGTTGATGTGTGTCGCGTGGGTGGAAATGAGTTATTTGTCATTTGTTTCTTCAATTGGTGATTTAGCGATTTCTCAAGCCGCGTTACATAGTAAACGTATCGAAAATGACACTGATTTCTTGAACGATTTTAGAACAGTATTAAGTCGTAGTGATAGCTTATGGCGCTACGTAGTGGATGCTCAAGACTTCACATATAGTATTCACTATGTGTCTAATTTTAAAGCGTTATCTCTACTATCTCAAATAGAAGAACAATGTAAACCTATAACCGAATCCGCAACAGACGACGAGAAAAAACTACACAAGGAAATGTGCGCTAAACCACAAAGTTCGGCCATTGCGATTTACCATATTAGCTATAACGCTCCGCCTATTTTTAATTATTTTACTAATAGCGATACATTATTCGCTCGTGAAGCGATCGTCATACAGGAATATCAGCGTAGTGACTTTAAAATCAACTAA
- a CDS encoding AAA family ATPase codes for MLDLVDILKTGKPTEKESESITSALFYQTQQCRQLVIESYRFEGISEPVVAPNTDDDISEYVRLQTVEIVIIELNDSQNVAEDAKRISHLLPSHASVVVIGSEDAISTIRNLKELGFYYLFWPITKQELIDFVRSVHDNRQRNRGPGQNRRAKQVSVIGTKGGVGATAITAELSYLLSEQKHASCIIVDHNYNSGNIDIMLGIKQFEKREVQSGSFTDTLDLASAKSLLHKQSDLLSLLALTAPNLTQSETTEYHRFVVDIMASECNFIIEDMSASSGVVFEKNQPWLKSDCVILVVSPTVSSLRDAGRIKLSVENLPPSERPRLLIVANYILPEKYATVSQAEMEQFLKHKVDVVIPFISNFGNVILGGKRLANNRHKSSAAIKSLASLVVGEESKSSTSLFKTLFKKA; via the coding sequence ATGCTCGATCTTGTTGATATTCTGAAAACGGGTAAACCGACAGAGAAAGAATCGGAGAGTATTACCTCCGCTTTGTTTTACCAAACTCAACAGTGCCGCCAATTGGTGATTGAATCTTACCGTTTTGAAGGGATTAGCGAACCGGTTGTCGCGCCAAATACCGATGACGATATTTCTGAATATGTTCGTTTACAGACAGTAGAGATTGTCATTATCGAGCTAAATGACAGTCAGAATGTCGCCGAGGACGCTAAGCGTATTAGCCACTTGTTGCCAAGCCATGCGTCAGTGGTGGTGATTGGGAGTGAAGATGCGATATCGACGATTCGTAACCTGAAAGAATTGGGCTTTTATTACCTGTTTTGGCCAATTACCAAGCAAGAGCTGATCGATTTTGTGCGCAGTGTTCATGATAACCGCCAGCGTAATCGTGGTCCTGGTCAAAATCGTCGCGCTAAGCAGGTGTCAGTCATTGGCACAAAAGGTGGCGTAGGAGCAACGGCAATTACTGCCGAGTTATCGTATTTATTGTCAGAACAAAAGCATGCCTCTTGTATCATCGTTGATCACAATTATAACAGTGGCAATATCGATATTATGCTGGGTATTAAGCAGTTTGAAAAACGTGAAGTGCAAAGTGGTAGCTTCACGGATACGTTAGATTTAGCCAGTGCTAAAAGTCTACTCCATAAGCAAAGTGATTTACTGTCACTATTAGCACTAACTGCGCCGAATTTAACTCAAAGCGAAACCACGGAATATCATCGATTTGTGGTCGATATCATGGCGTCGGAATGTAACTTTATTATTGAAGATATGTCGGCATCTTCTGGTGTGGTGTTTGAAAAAAATCAACCTTGGCTAAAAAGTGACTGTGTCATCTTGGTTGTGTCACCAACGGTTTCTTCCCTACGTGACGCTGGTCGTATTAAGCTATCAGTTGAAAATTTGCCGCCATCAGAAAGACCAAGATTATTAATTGTCGCTAACTATATTTTACCGGAGAAATATGCCACCGTCTCACAAGCCGAGATGGAACAATTTCTTAAGCATAAAGTGGATGTTGTCATTCCTTTCATTAGTAATTTTGGTAACGTCATTCTCGGTGGTAAGCGTTTAGCGAATAATCGTCATAAATCATCGGCTGCGATTAAATCATTAGCATCTTTAGTCGTAGGGGAAGAGTCTAAATCGTCGACATCCCTATTTAAAACCTTATTTAAAAAGGCGTAA
- a CDS encoding OmpA family protein, whose amino-acid sequence MKLPLIIALVASSLSLSATAQATSMYAYLCQRHNNVEAYTLNTADHGKTLVMYAGDRAQTPAMDSQADIAWIKAHVSADQLPSDCVSYFLSQGYWQNTQNIARFHFEFDSAKMSATDKQILSRLVTALESVPKVSIVGHTDSMGSKAYNAQLGAQRATTVSARIANKTQNVAMLTSSKGQTQPIAANNTSYGRKLNRRVEIILNDNATN is encoded by the coding sequence ATGAAATTACCGCTTATTATCGCCTTGGTGGCAAGTAGTCTTTCTTTGAGTGCTACGGCGCAAGCAACCTCGATGTATGCGTATTTATGCCAGCGCCACAATAACGTTGAAGCCTACACTCTTAATACCGCCGATCATGGTAAAACGTTGGTCATGTATGCTGGTGATCGCGCTCAGACGCCCGCGATGGACTCGCAAGCGGATATCGCTTGGATTAAAGCGCATGTTAGCGCCGATCAACTGCCATCTGATTGTGTTAGTTATTTTCTTAGCCAAGGCTATTGGCAAAATACGCAGAACATTGCTCGTTTCCATTTTGAATTTGATAGCGCGAAAATGAGCGCCACTGATAAGCAAATTTTGTCCCGTTTAGTCACAGCGCTTGAATCAGTGCCGAAGGTTTCTATCGTCGGTCATACAGATTCAATGGGGTCAAAAGCTTATAATGCGCAACTAGGGGCTCAACGCGCAACAACGGTGTCAGCTCGTATCGCGAATAAAACACAAAACGTTGCCATGCTGACCAGCAGTAAGGGCCAAACACAGCCTATAGCAGCGAATAATACCAGTTATGGTAGAAAGCTAAATCGCCGAGTTGAAATTATCTTAAATGATAATGCCACTAACTAG
- a CDS encoding substrate-binding periplasmic protein, which produces MKYVCCILASWLVLTPFATAEVITAAQGTWPPFINGNAKQPGIAVEIVTAAYRNQGYELQFETLPWLRALKSVQKNRIDIIPAIWFTEKRAKQFSYSHSFLDNEVVFIKRHNDPYEYSGLESLTGKKVGIIKGYGYDNTFLTATNFEKIDGYSLLVNLKQLRSHRIDLALADKIVAQYTMQKSELSLTNFAFSSTPLSTYPLHIAIGQTNPNAKRYLDIFNKGLDEIKRNGQFEKIVKKYSIH; this is translated from the coding sequence ATGAAGTATGTATGCTGTATTCTTGCTAGTTGGTTAGTTTTAACACCGTTTGCAACCGCTGAGGTAATCACCGCAGCTCAAGGTACATGGCCTCCTTTTATTAATGGTAATGCTAAACAACCAGGTATTGCCGTAGAGATTGTTACCGCCGCCTACAGAAACCAAGGGTATGAGTTACAGTTTGAAACGCTGCCTTGGTTAAGGGCACTAAAATCAGTCCAGAAAAATCGGATTGATATCATTCCTGCAATTTGGTTTACCGAAAAGCGAGCCAAGCAATTTTCATATAGCCATAGCTTTCTTGATAACGAAGTAGTCTTTATTAAGCGGCATAACGACCCGTATGAATATTCAGGTCTTGAAAGTCTAACGGGTAAAAAAGTTGGTATCATCAAAGGCTACGGCTACGACAATACTTTTTTAACTGCGACTAATTTTGAAAAAATCGATGGCTATAGTTTACTGGTAAACTTAAAACAGCTCAGATCACATCGGATTGATTTAGCATTAGCAGATAAAATTGTCGCACAGTACACAATGCAAAAGTCAGAATTATCCCTGACGAATTTTGCATTCAGCTCGACACCGTTATCTACCTATCCTTTACATATTGCGATTGGCCAGACTAACCCAAACGCGAAGCGTTACTTAGATATTTTTAATAAAGGTCTAGACGAAATTAAGCGCAACGGGCAATTTGAAAAAATCGTCAAAAAATATAGCATTCACTAA
- a CDS encoding type II secretion system F family protein has translation MNMNVFVIISLVLIILGVIALIYSFSHLSRQKKLAQFNLNMQKNSRFDVSKAASFLNGVFSSDKEDIEGKFVAAGFYEATYAKYFVAIKYTVLCVGAGVIFALHIWLGIDKNTFIILEALYLVAVLIGPDAYLASRAKSLQRSISQKLPYMLDLMAVCVQTGMTIEAAISYLAAEFGAFDKDLSHLLRKVDKRARIVGLEQALQELYNRVPTDEVRSFVMTLNQSLQYGSSIYSVLTTLSADIREVQLLHVEEKIGQLSAKMSIPLIVFIMVPIVILIAAPGVMRMMQNASF, from the coding sequence ATGAATATGAATGTTTTCGTTATTATCTCATTAGTACTGATTATTTTAGGTGTTATTGCTTTAATTTATTCCTTCTCACATTTAAGTCGACAAAAGAAGTTAGCTCAATTTAATCTCAACATGCAAAAAAACAGTCGTTTTGATGTATCTAAAGCGGCAAGTTTTTTAAATGGCGTTTTTTCTTCTGATAAAGAAGATATAGAAGGTAAATTTGTTGCAGCTGGTTTTTATGAAGCGACGTATGCCAAGTACTTTGTCGCGATTAAATATACTGTGCTTTGTGTCGGCGCGGGGGTTATTTTTGCTCTGCATATTTGGTTAGGGATTGATAAAAATACTTTTATTATTCTTGAAGCGTTATATTTGGTGGCAGTATTAATTGGTCCTGACGCGTACTTAGCATCGCGTGCAAAATCACTTCAGCGGTCCATATCACAAAAGCTTCCATATATGCTTGATTTAATGGCGGTGTGTGTACAAACCGGTATGACAATTGAAGCGGCTATTAGCTACCTTGCAGCAGAGTTTGGGGCGTTTGATAAAGATCTAAGCCATTTACTGCGTAAGGTGGATAAGCGAGCACGCATTGTCGGACTAGAGCAGGCATTGCAAGAGCTATATAACCGTGTGCCGACGGATGAAGTTCGTAGCTTTGTGATGACGTTGAACCAAAGCTTGCAATATGGCTCATCCATTTACAGTGTATTAACTACATTATCAGCTGATATTCGAGAAGTTCAGTTATTGCATGTTGAAGAGAAAATCGGTCAGTTATCGGCTAAAATGTCGATTCCTTTGATTGTGTTTATTATGGTACCAATTGTAATATTAATTGCAGCGCCAGGTGTTATGAGGATGATGCAAAATGCCAGTTTCTAA
- a CDS encoding type II secretion system F family protein, translated as MIYLLIIVLGIIALIYIAFSNRSSKKKRISYLQEFNNTEYVGTMSTSEQAINLSSLLDRSFLEDIALRWENFKKQMGKQAEIKIVIVMLVLFVAAIFFNRTFLRASPLLVTPIFMFLGAVMFYRWMQNRERKLFESQFPDALNMMTSAVSSGESVMHAILYVGDKLDGDIGKEFNIMGRRLQLGEMPDEVFRKSCRRYPYPSFYFFVITLRANMQRGGQLKDVMHRLNRTMFNARSIEKKKFALTSEARTSAKIVAAIPFIFLFVLQFLSPENYEFVMTNDSGRNILYYVIISEAIGIGIVWMLMKSVK; from the coding sequence ATGATCTACTTACTCATTATAGTATTAGGTATTATTGCTCTGATTTATATCGCGTTTTCTAATCGCTCATCAAAAAAGAAGCGTATAAGTTATTTGCAAGAATTTAATAATACTGAGTATGTCGGTACGATGTCGACCTCTGAGCAAGCGATCAATCTTTCTTCGTTACTCGACCGGAGTTTTTTAGAAGATATTGCGTTGCGATGGGAAAACTTTAAAAAGCAGATGGGGAAACAAGCAGAGATAAAGATTGTGATAGTGATGCTCGTGTTATTTGTGGCGGCGATCTTTTTCAATCGAACTTTTCTCCGTGCCTCACCGTTATTAGTAACACCGATATTTATGTTTCTCGGTGCTGTTATGTTTTATCGTTGGATGCAAAATCGTGAACGTAAACTATTTGAATCCCAATTTCCAGATGCTCTGAATATGATGACCAGTGCGGTTTCATCTGGTGAAAGTGTTATGCATGCCATTTTGTATGTGGGCGATAAGTTAGATGGCGACATTGGTAAAGAGTTTAATATTATGGGGCGGCGCTTACAGTTAGGTGAAATGCCGGATGAAGTGTTTCGTAAATCCTGTCGTCGTTATCCCTACCCATCATTTTACTTTTTTGTTATTACGTTGCGAGCCAATATGCAGCGCGGTGGGCAGTTAAAGGATGTTATGCATCGTTTAAACCGAACTATGTTCAATGCACGTTCTATTGAAAAGAAAAAGTTTGCGCTTACCTCAGAAGCACGAACGTCGGCGAAAATCGTTGCAGCGATACCTTTTATATTTTTATTCGTATTGCAGTTTTTAAGTCCCGAGAACTATGAGTTTGTTATGACAAATGATAGTGGCCGTAACATTTTATATTACGTGATTATAAGTGAAGCGATTGGTATCGGAATCGTGTGGATGCTTATGAAAAGTGTTAAGTAA
- a CDS encoding tetratricopeptide repeat protein gives MPVSKYVVYGLLMLAMSGCAQQNKQKFSDTTNEKILESSGSYSQLIELYKKQLVKKESLKTRIKLIKTYEKVGDYSSAIFYLQPLLKTQPKEFAIQRLAGRAYLNTQEYKQAEYYLSLAHRNHPTDAKVMNLLGVMAGYQGDLVQAQLWFSKARSSMGNDHTIKNNLALIALLQKDYGTARSLLESLINDETNKNKQTVTANLALVYAKQGDQAAFLTLTKQLDENKQSLLYKQLRALKLVNLQQLSVSQNDQALQHK, from the coding sequence ATGCCAGTTTCTAAATATGTAGTTTATGGATTGTTAATGCTTGCCATGTCTGGCTGTGCGCAGCAAAATAAGCAAAAATTTTCTGATACCACTAACGAAAAAATTCTTGAAAGCAGTGGCAGTTATAGCCAATTAATTGAGTTGTATAAAAAACAGTTGGTGAAGAAAGAATCGTTAAAAACTCGCATAAAGTTAATTAAGACGTACGAGAAGGTGGGCGACTATTCTTCAGCAATATTTTATTTACAACCACTATTAAAAACTCAGCCGAAAGAATTTGCGATCCAACGCCTAGCCGGCAGGGCGTATTTAAATACCCAAGAATATAAGCAAGCTGAGTATTACTTGTCTTTGGCACATCGTAACCACCCGACAGATGCCAAAGTAATGAATTTACTTGGTGTGATGGCTGGCTATCAAGGTGATTTAGTTCAAGCGCAGTTATGGTTTTCGAAGGCACGTAGCTCGATGGGGAACGACCACACCATCAAAAATAATTTAGCTTTAATCGCGTTACTACAAAAAGACTACGGCACGGCGCGGAGCTTATTAGAATCATTAATCAACGATGAAACCAATAAAAATAAGCAGACAGTGACAGCGAACCTCGCGCTGGTGTATGCGAAACAAGGTGATCAAGCTGCATTTTTAACACTCACCAAACAATTAGATGAAAATAAACAAAGCTTGTTATACAAACAATTACGAGCATTAAAACTAGTGAATTTGCAGCAACTATCGGTGAGCCAAAATGATCAAGCGCTTCAACATAAATAA
- a CDS encoding pilus assembly protein, with amino-acid sequence MTRYQRQQGHAAILFALMIPLLFGVFILGTDGARALQDKARLEEASEVAALAIAGQSGGSEQARNKLATDYIQYYFPNAKVDGLKTAVIACENNSSCKQGGSASERFFEYQVAAHIQEPNWFSKASIETSFGDNLNVGGYSSARKYQSKTVDVVLVADFSSSMENSTGDSNNPKYVDLKNVIGGVSDILSEYNEKLTDKSTQSKIAFVGFNRFVPDDAEVSNGNYYADQYTYMFCSGKARYKHTNNDGWCFNDAQRIDYDKTINNIFYPEKFSPVYAHKKVTFYPVNLTSDFKKFKNTIKNFTPEGTTAFYGGLIKGAQIAHQGKNSRRLIIILSDGMNSNKEVTQRMISHGLCNTITQKLNNDVTPSNEAITSRLFAIGVGYRLVNKYPEMSQCVGKNNVYDADDTQEIKNKILELIAEEMGRLSPSNEQ; translated from the coding sequence ATGACTAGGTATCAACGCCAGCAAGGCCATGCGGCGATTTTATTTGCTCTAATGATTCCTTTATTGTTTGGGGTATTCATTTTAGGTACCGATGGTGCGCGCGCCTTACAAGACAAAGCTCGCTTAGAAGAAGCATCGGAAGTAGCTGCTTTAGCGATTGCGGGGCAAAGTGGTGGTAGTGAACAAGCTCGAAATAAGTTAGCAACTGATTATATTCAGTATTACTTCCCTAACGCTAAAGTAGATGGCTTAAAAACAGCAGTAATTGCCTGTGAAAATAATTCTAGCTGTAAACAAGGAGGTAGTGCTTCTGAGCGATTTTTTGAATATCAAGTGGCAGCGCATATCCAAGAACCCAATTGGTTTTCGAAGGCTAGTATTGAAACCAGTTTTGGCGATAATTTAAATGTTGGTGGGTATTCCTCTGCGCGTAAGTATCAGTCCAAAACGGTCGATGTAGTATTAGTTGCCGATTTTTCATCTTCAATGGAAAACTCGACAGGTGATAGTAATAATCCTAAATATGTCGACTTAAAAAATGTCATTGGCGGTGTTTCTGATATTCTAAGCGAATATAATGAAAAACTCACTGATAAATCAACACAAAGTAAGATCGCCTTTGTTGGTTTTAACCGGTTTGTCCCAGATGATGCAGAAGTTTCTAATGGAAATTATTACGCTGACCAATATACTTACATGTTTTGCTCCGGTAAGGCTAGATATAAGCACACTAATAACGATGGTTGGTGTTTTAACGATGCTCAAAGAATTGATTATGATAAAACCATAAATAATATTTTTTATCCAGAAAAATTTTCGCCAGTCTACGCTCATAAAAAGGTGACGTTCTATCCGGTTAATTTAACGTCTGATTTTAAAAAATTTAAAAATACAATAAAAAATTTCACTCCTGAGGGGACAACAGCATTTTATGGCGGATTGATTAAAGGCGCACAGATAGCTCATCAGGGCAAAAACTCTAGACGTCTAATTATTATTTTATCTGATGGCATGAACTCCAATAAAGAAGTGACACAGAGAATGATAAGTCATGGTTTATGTAATACTATTACGCAGAAATTAAATAACGATGTAACCCCTTCTAATGAAGCTATAACGTCTCGATTATTTGCGATAGGCGTTGGATATCGTTTGGTTAATAAGTATCCCGAAATGTCACAGTGCGTTGGCAAAAATAACGTATATGATGCAGATGATACTCAAGAAATAAAAAACAAAATACTCGAATTGATTGCAGAAGAAATGGGGCGTTTATCGCCATCAAACGAACAATAA
- a CDS encoding diguanylate cyclase, which translates to MINFIKELKVSEKKRLVILSFLFILLSIAFVRFVTQEVYERISDDKKRDLESQVSLVRANMEAAIYMDTYLADSLAMIVTINPEFALKEWHSISEKVITKAQYVRNMGIAPNDIISNTYPLKGNERAIGLNFRELPEQYETVLKAKESGRVYITEPVALVQGGKAIIARYPIFTDYPLNQNYWGGVSVVINYEKMLEAVGIQKISNAYVTLSKGNSILYGDGFLDQPDIKLPIHLPSSKWQLEAKLNFSNNPDVSRYTTAACLISVLICILVYIVLLLLIRSYFFARRHALQDELTHISNRRHAIQYLRNTLNSRANKPFSLFSIDLNGFKLVNDTYGHNIGDEYLKFVAQSLLGLTRETDLVARIGGDEFIVVLLDVHKPGQVEVVLDKIDHHFKKHLFKSNDITLQVSVAVGVAVSNDKKATLDDLLAQADEKMYKDKYDKKNKMQ; encoded by the coding sequence ATGATTAACTTTATAAAAGAGTTGAAGGTTAGCGAAAAGAAAAGACTCGTTATTCTTTCCTTTTTATTTATATTACTGTCGATCGCGTTCGTTAGATTCGTCACGCAGGAGGTCTATGAGCGCATTTCTGATGATAAGAAACGCGATCTAGAATCACAAGTCTCCTTGGTGCGAGCGAATATGGAAGCGGCGATCTACATGGATACGTATCTGGCAGACAGTCTAGCGATGATTGTTACTATTAACCCAGAGTTTGCCCTAAAAGAGTGGCATTCTATTTCTGAAAAAGTGATTACTAAAGCCCAGTATGTTCGTAATATGGGGATAGCGCCCAATGATATCATCAGTAACACGTATCCTTTGAAAGGCAATGAACGAGCGATAGGGCTAAACTTTCGTGAGCTTCCTGAGCAATATGAAACGGTTCTTAAAGCGAAAGAGAGCGGACGAGTTTATATTACTGAGCCAGTCGCGTTAGTTCAAGGAGGTAAAGCAATCATCGCGCGCTATCCAATATTTACAGATTATCCTTTGAATCAAAATTACTGGGGCGGGGTGAGTGTTGTCATTAATTATGAGAAGATGCTGGAAGCGGTCGGAATTCAAAAAATTAGTAATGCCTATGTCACGTTAAGCAAAGGTAATTCGATTTTATATGGTGACGGGTTTCTTGACCAGCCAGATATTAAATTACCTATTCATTTACCGAGTTCCAAGTGGCAATTAGAAGCAAAACTAAATTTCTCTAATAATCCAGATGTTAGCCGCTATACCACAGCCGCTTGCTTGATTTCAGTTTTGATATGTATTCTTGTTTATATAGTGTTATTACTCTTAATCAGAAGTTATTTTTTTGCTCGTCGGCATGCGCTTCAGGATGAATTGACCCATATATCAAATCGTAGGCATGCTATTCAGTATTTACGTAATACTTTAAATAGCCGTGCTAATAAGCCATTTTCTTTATTTAGCATCGACTTAAATGGCTTTAAGCTGGTTAATGACACGTATGGCCACAATATTGGGGATGAATATTTAAAATTTGTTGCACAAAGTTTGTTGGGCTTAACGCGTGAAACAGATTTGGTCGCGAGAATTGGCGGTGATGAGTTTATTGTCGTGTTGCTTGATGTACATAAGCCGGGTCAAGTTGAGGTTGTGTTAGATAAAATTGATCACCATTTCAAAAAACACCTGTTTAAATCCAATGATATTACGTTACAAGTCTCAGTGGCGGTGGGTGTTGCCGTATCCAATGATAAAAAAGCGACGTTGGATGATTTGCTCGCTCAAGCCGATGAGAAAATGTATAAAGATAAATATGATAAGAAGAACAAAATGCAATAG
- a CDS encoding CpaF family protein, with the protein MLGTKQLYIRLRKQIFDALDPAAIANITRSQLASQIENAIDMLIDNENASVSSVVRKEFVSSLTDELIGLGPLQRLMDDESITDIMVNGPDSVYIERNGLMETAPISFIDEAQLLAIAKRIAGRVGRRVDEASPTCDARLEDGSRVNIVIPPIAIDGTSISIRKFKKQSIDLGKLCEFGAMSPEMAQLLMVASRCRLNILISGGTGSGKTTMLNALSQFISEKERIITIEDAAELKMQQPHVVRLETRTAGIENTGLINQRDLVINSLRMRPDRIIVGECRGPEAFEMLQAMNTGHDGSMSTLHANTPRDAMARVESMVMMANNNLPLEAIRRTIVSAVDLVIQISRLHDGSRKVMSITEVIGLEGNNVVMEEIFRFQPNYQQAEDNKIRGNFVTAGLMQRSVLVEKAKFFGLEDKLMSAFRAGEASQ; encoded by the coding sequence ATGCTTGGGACCAAACAGCTCTACATTCGACTCCGTAAGCAAATTTTTGATGCGTTAGATCCGGCTGCAATTGCGAATATTACTCGCAGCCAGCTTGCTAGTCAGATTGAAAATGCGATTGATATGTTGATTGATAACGAGAATGCGTCGGTATCATCAGTGGTGCGCAAGGAGTTTGTCTCAAGTTTAACGGATGAATTGATTGGGTTAGGGCCACTACAACGCTTAATGGATGATGAATCGATTACCGATATTATGGTCAATGGTCCCGATTCGGTGTATATCGAGCGTAATGGTTTAATGGAAACCGCGCCAATCAGTTTTATTGATGAAGCTCAGCTGCTTGCCATAGCGAAACGTATCGCCGGACGAGTAGGACGGCGCGTCGATGAAGCATCGCCGACCTGTGATGCGCGCTTAGAAGATGGCAGTCGGGTGAATATCGTCATCCCGCCTATTGCCATCGACGGTACGTCTATTTCGATCCGTAAATTTAAAAAACAAAGCATTGATTTGGGCAAACTGTGCGAATTTGGCGCCATGAGTCCAGAAATGGCGCAGTTATTGATGGTGGCTTCTCGCTGCCGTTTGAATATTCTCATCTCTGGTGGTACTGGCTCTGGTAAAACCACCATGCTCAATGCGTTATCGCAATTTATATCGGAGAAAGAGCGCATCATTACCATAGAAGATGCGGCCGAATTGAAGATGCAACAACCTCATGTGGTGCGTTTAGAAACACGTACCGCGGGTATTGAAAACACTGGTTTAATTAATCAGCGTGATTTGGTGATTAACTCACTGCGGATGCGTCCGGATCGTATTATCGTCGGTGAGTGTCGAGGTCCGGAAGCCTTTGAAATGCTCCAAGCGATGAATACCGGCCATGATGGCTCTATGTCGACCTTACACGCCAATACTCCACGTGATGCTATGGCGCGCGTGGAATCTATGGTCATGATGGCAAACAACAATCTACCATTGGAAGCGATTCGTCGAACGATTGTTAGTGCGGTTGATCTCGTTATTCAAATTTCACGTTTACATGATGGTAGCCGTAAAGTAATGAGTATCACTGAGGTGATTGGTTTGGAAGGTAATAATGTTGTTATGGAAGAAATTTTCCGTTTTCAACCAAACTATCAACAAGCTGAAGATAATAAAATTCGTGGTAATTTTGTTACAGCGGGATTAATGCAGCGTTCTGTCTTGGTAGAAAAAGCCAAATTCTTTGGATTAGAAGATAAGCTGATGTCCGCTTTTCGTGCTGGAGAAGCCTCACAATGA
- the tadF gene encoding tight adherence pilus pseudopilin TadF, producing the protein MTLKSTNQSGNFTIEFAIVGIFFGLLLVFSADLIIKINMKGTLERLSYSMASVVKERTQLFNTNSKNDSANYKLTSDQAIDAYSITVNSLKRTLGSFNENKFGFDIQVFQRSDYGLGNIIPLDHWNSFDEKKIGIACNGGEPKKDLIFQTSWGRSATLYQVTLCYDTMNWFGGLVGKDFSRVSVRSISVGR; encoded by the coding sequence GTGACTTTAAAATCAACTAATCAAAGCGGTAACTTTACGATTGAATTCGCAATAGTGGGCATATTTTTTGGTTTGCTACTGGTATTCAGTGCGGATTTGATTATTAAGATTAATATGAAAGGCACCCTAGAGCGTTTGTCTTATTCAATGGCAAGTGTGGTAAAAGAGAGAACACAACTCTTTAATACGAATAGTAAAAATGATTCGGCCAATTATAAACTTACGTCAGATCAAGCGATAGACGCCTATAGCATTACGGTAAATTCGCTAAAACGTACCTTAGGCAGTTTTAATGAGAATAAATTTGGATTTGATATTCAAGTCTTTCAGCGGTCAGATTATGGTCTTGGAAATATTATACCATTAGACCATTGGAATAGTTTTGATGAAAAGAAAATTGGTATTGCTTGTAACGGTGGTGAGCCGAAGAAAGACCTAATTTTTCAAACGTCTTGGGGGCGTTCTGCAACCCTGTATCAAGTTACCTTGTGTTACGACACAATGAATTGGTTCGGCGGTTTGGTTGGGAAGGATTTTTCCCGGGTGTCAGTTCGTTCGATTTCGGTAGGGCGCTAA